A part of Myxococcales bacterium genomic DNA contains:
- a CDS encoding DUF1963 domain-containing protein, which yields MTLSITNILNHSSTLGFAAHEAQLRQVLTPAVAVIEGDALADPLPGTSHLGGAPDLVPGTPWPQHEGVPMMFVAQLSLADASLCDPSGLLPREGHLCFFRCTQWEFSSDHEGGSEFEVCSVLHVPQGPCERTHPGQVAYEDDFFEGPAPRVFESRAVRFAPTFALPVSLDHFSATQPFQENYESIAEAVNGFVDARVSNAHRLLGYPREADFVGAFEEDDVELLQLASVDAWPMSWGDAGCLHFVIAREDLKASRFTRVKVFQALG from the coding sequence ATGACGCTGTCCATCACGAACATCCTGAACCACTCCAGTACACTCGGATTCGCCGCGCATGAAGCGCAGCTGCGCCAGGTGCTCACGCCCGCCGTCGCCGTCATCGAGGGTGACGCGCTCGCGGACCCCTTGCCGGGGACGTCGCATCTCGGAGGCGCGCCGGATCTGGTGCCGGGGACGCCGTGGCCCCAGCATGAGGGCGTGCCGATGATGTTCGTCGCGCAGCTCTCGCTCGCGGATGCGAGTCTGTGCGACCCAAGCGGTCTGCTGCCTCGCGAAGGCCACCTATGCTTCTTCCGCTGCACGCAGTGGGAGTTCAGCAGCGACCACGAGGGCGGTAGCGAGTTCGAAGTCTGTTCGGTGTTGCACGTGCCGCAGGGACCGTGTGAGCGCACACACCCCGGGCAGGTCGCGTACGAGGATGACTTCTTCGAGGGCCCGGCGCCGCGCGTCTTCGAGAGTCGCGCTGTCCGCTTCGCGCCGACCTTCGCCCTGCCCGTGTCTCTGGACCACTTTTCCGCGACCCAGCCGTTTCAAGAGAACTACGAATCAATCGCAGAGGCGGTCAATGGCTTTGTCGACGCGCGCGTATCCAATGCACACCGCCTGCTTGGGTATCCGCGCGAGGCAGACTTCGTGGGTGCGTTCGAAGAGGATGACGTGGAGCTGCTGCAGCTCGCCAGCGTGGACGCCTGGCCCATGTCCTGGGGAGATGCGGGGTGTCTTCACTTCGTGATCGCGCGCGAGGACCTAAAGGCCAGCAGGTTTACACGGGTCAAGGTGTTTCAGGCTCTGGGGTAG